In the genome of Daucus carota subsp. sativus chromosome 9, DH1 v3.0, whole genome shotgun sequence, the window ATTTTTAGATTATGTGGGGTAGTATGGTATCCGTGGTTGGAGAGAAAAATAACTCGTTTGATTGACTACGCTACTAACCGATTTCTCCCTTTTATCGTAGTATGTGCTTCGATCCAGGGGCAAATTTATATGCGTACttagaatttattatatatgtaatttttaatattttgattaaattgaaTCGAACCAAGTCGATATCACTTCGATTTTAACtgaattattgaaaaaaataaaatcaaaccaaatcacAATTTAGCGATTTGATTCGAGTTTTCGATTTTGCCAAGTCTTAATATAGAATTGTTGTCGAGCACTATCCTATTAAAAAAACACTAATTATTGGTATGGAAAATCTGTCTAGTTATAATCTAAGTTATTGTGCCTTTTTGGCAATACCGGATAAGTACTTCTTTTTAAAAGAAGTTGCcttctatttttcttgactcgtttgtatGAAAAAGCATAAGCACTTCTTAGAAGTTACGAATAAGATATTTTCTCTCAgagctttttcttcttttccaaacactttaatcacttataaatcttaacttgcttctaactacttcacttttttactttaatcaagaaacacttattttaaattcaccccaacccccaccccaccccaccccaccccaATTATTTGCGATCACATAATTCCTAACAAATATCATCCATTGTTTATTCACAAGACcagtcataattttttatgctaAATAAAAAGGTATCATCACACCTTATACATATATTcatatcattataaaatatatatactttttaacaatattctttcaggatattagattttaatataCGTGTATAGTCGAAAAgttattcaacaaaaaatttctattttcaattttattcaaaaatgataaatataatacgTTACATATgtaatttagttaaatatatcAAAAGGTACCGGTTTCAATGAAAACGGACGTAACAAATTGGACATATGTATAAGATTTCATATACGACCGTCTTTTAATAAATGTGACATGCGTCACCTGTAGAAAAGTATTGCCTAGGACAAATTTTGACAGATAGACTGCAGCATCTACGTAACGcttcttaaaatatatatcaaaaagctATACGACAAACTTTTAATAAGTTCACATGCTTAAGATGTAGAAAAGTATGAGATACGACAATCTTTTGATAGATAGAACACAGTATCGACCTATAACtcatcttaaaatatatattaaaaaattatatgtccAACTTTTAATAAGTGTAGTCGCATGCGTAAGATGTAGAAAAGTATGTGATACGACAATCTTTTGACAGATAGAAGAACGCAGTATCGACCTGTAACgcatcttaaaatatatattaaaaactataCAACCAACTTCTAATAAGTGTCGGCACATGCGTAAGCTGTAGAAAAATATTAGATACGACAAATTTTTAACAGGTAGGACGCACTATCATCCTGTTAcctatcttaaaatatatattaaaaaactgaTCAAATCTGTGATACACAGTATATACATTGCAGCATTCACGTGATATGCTACATGCACcagaaaaacataaaatataatggAGGTGAGGATGAGAGAAATGGAGAAGAAAAAATTGGGTTTTCAGACagcaatattttcttttttacagAGGTGGAAACACCTAGAAGCTCTTCTAGACTTGTCACCAAACACCCCCAAAACAAAAATGCTGTCTACTGAAAAATGTAAAAACCCCATGAGGGAAAAGCTCAAGGGGATTGATTTGAATTATGAGCCATGTGATGATTTTGCTGAAGCTGTTGGAATCGAGGGTAAGAAGCTGGAAGAAATGATGGAAATAATTGAAAGCTTCGATAATGAAAAGCTGAAGAATATTGATGAAGAAATAAAAGCAATAAAGTTCAGTAAAATATTTCTTGGAGAACGCGCCGCGGAGCTTGAGTTGAGGGAAAAGCAAATTGATGGTATCATCCCTCTGTCTTTCTCCTTCTATTGATAAGTTTGTTCTTTTATTTCCCTGATTTTTTTGGTGCTATTATGTTAACAAAGAGTAATTATGATGTTTTTGCAGAGTGACTTGTACAAGGACATCTTTTCATTTTTCTGACTTGTAGATGATTCTTAGAGttatagatttttaaattaaattatgtgtacTGTGTACTTTTTTATGTAGAGATGTAAATGGAATTTTGCATAACAAAAAAGTTccgaaataaaatatttattttgcaaTTAATAAATGCATGGATATGTTGAACTTTTTGATCAAGTGATCTGCTTGGTGATTACAACTTTGACCAGTTGCATATGTGTTTAAGGTTCAAACTCTGAACTTTGAGTTATATTTTCGATAAGCTTCACTCATATATCTGTTCTTATTTTTTGCTTTGAAGCTAAAGCACTTAAAATTGAAGAGAAGAATCGGGAATTGAGTTCCAGAAAAAAGAGAATTGCAGCTTATTCTCATGAAAGTAATAGGGAGATTGCTGAACAACTGAGAAAAGTACACTTTACCAGAAAAGATAATGAAGAGTATGCCAGGCAGCTAGAGTCGCAACGTAAGGAGCTGGATGATGGCTTCAGGGCATTGGAGGGCAAGAAGATGGAAGTTGCTATTGCTCGTGACATATATGCAGGTATATATTAATCTCCGTCTTTCTTTCCCTTTTCTTCTAATAAAAGTATCATTGTTGGTTTTTCTTGCGACACTATACATCTTGTTCTCATGGAGGCCTAGACGATATGTCCTGGtgatttacaattttataattttaactacTTGATATGCATTATTATAAACTGTTGTGGTTACTTGATACTGTAAATTATCTCCCATCAATTGATCTCTGGAGATTATGAACTTGAACTGTATTCTGCTCCTCCGGTTACCTGATCATCTGAAAGTAGTTTAAACTAAATAACTAGTTACAGAAAAGAGTGAACTGCATTTATGTTAAGGTCTAACGTTTATATGTTCTTAAGTTGAACTCATATATCTTTTTGTCTGTGTTGAAGCAAAATTGCTTGAAATTAAGGAGCAGGAGTTGAGGCTAAAAGAAAGGAGCGAGAAACTGGAATCAAGTGAGAAGGAGGTAAAAGTAATTCGTGCTGCATGTGAAAAAAGGCTGAAGGTGATTGAAAGTAAGGAGAGTGAAATTGATTCTGACAAAAAACAGATAGAAGAATTTCTCAAGGAGTTTACACCGAAGCAGAAGGAACTTGATGATGGTTTCAAAGAATTGGAGAGGAAGGAAATGGAACTAGCCAAAAAGACTGAGAAATATGCTGGTGGTTATATTTCAGATGCAGGTCAATGTATCTATCCCTATCTCTGTTTAACTATCTGTTAATAAAGTTATCATCTATGACTATCATTAGCTTTTTAGTAGCACTTGtttatttctttaatttctttcttttttaccGTTGTTTAAGCAGAACCACACAATTGTTAATGTTCTTCTTGGTTTATCTTATGCTGCTGAATTTAAGCAAAATTATGATAAGCGAGTATGTCTATTTGTTAAGCTTAAGGTTGGGagttacacatatatacatgtaatagttattttattttctaagaACTGTTCAAACAGGGTttgatattttgtttattttcgaaAATAAGCAGAAAGTAATACAATGTAAATGTTATGATTaaagtatttataatttaagtaCATGGGTTTACCTTCTTCCTTCCAAACCATGAAACTTTAAGCCATATAATCAGCATCGAAAAATGATCCAGTTGTTTGtttataatatcaaataaaCGGAAACACTTTAGGGATATCATCTTAATGATATACTTGGATGTTGTAGAATTTTGTTGTTACTAACTGTGATTGAACTTTAGTGAATCTGTCAGAATCTGCAGGTTATTTACAATCCTGTTTCCCTTTGTACTTTGAGAAACATTAGTCAGTTTCTTGCTACATTATACTTCCTGTTCTCATGTTGGCCTAATGAGATTACTTCTTGTTTTTACAGGTCCCAGCAAGAATCAAACTAAAAGACCAAGGACTTCATCTGATTCGACGACTCTGGGACATATAGCTCCAGCGAGAGCTGAACTGCCTCCCCCTCAAGGAAATCAGACTGAACTAATTCAATATTCAGACAGCGGTGAGACATTCTGGACACGCTGCCAATCTTGCCAAGTCAGGTTCCGGCATCCCAAACGTCTTATAAATGCAGAGCTGACTTGCCGGGCATGCTCAAAGAAATTTAGAGCATACGAGCTAGACGCCGAGTTTGTGCCACCAGAATATTATACCTTTCCGTTAGAGGTATTGAAGTTTTTGGACAAGACATCTGGCAGATTTGCAGCCTGCAGGTACCAACTGAGAAGTGGAAGTCAGCAACAGTGAGAAATGAAAATTGCAGGATGTGCTGCCCGTTTCACCTGTCATTAAGAAATGTTTGTTTTTTCGGTCACATTTAAGAAATGTTTGTCATTTGAATTTGTCAGTACTTTTGTTTTTAAGTACATTTTTATTTCCAGATCAATAAGTACCTTTAGAGATCTAATTGTTATTCTATTGATGTTTTTCGGATGTGTGTCAAATCTGAGCCGCTTTAGTTAATGCAGGAGCTCACTTTTCATCATAAAAAATAGTTGATTCCTTGGGGTTTACACTTTCGACATGTAAATAACTGGGATACCGCTCTCCCAATCTCAAATTATGCGAACCGGTCTAACAATGGcttttaattgataaattataatGTTGTTGATTTGAGTGATGTTAGTGGGATTTTTTAAATTGTATGTCTTAAACGATTAGAAACAaatcaactaatttaattatttttaatattttatttatttattcatatgAATATTGTCATTAGAGTTGTAATTCGAGTTGGGTTGCTCGCGAGCTCGGCCgactcgaactcgtttaactgggctcggctcgactcgacttattaaacgagccgaattcGGGCAAAGGTTCTGGCTCGTTTGATTAAGCGAGCCGGCTCGAATCGACTCGTGAaaataaacgagtcgagttcgggtagagatttaggctcgattaagtgtaaaattatacgagctggctcactcggctcgtttagctaaatgagtcggctcgactcgactagtgaaattaaacgagtcgagttcggagAGAGATTTAagctcgattagttaaacgaactggctcggctcgattaaacTTTGCTCGAATTAGACTCGGCTCGAAACTCAGCCGGCTCGGCCGGAAATACAACCCTAATTGTCATCATGTTCTAGTTAATGAAAGTGTGCTTCTCAGGAACAATTAATGATAATTTGTTGCCCACTGATATCCTCCAAATTTAGAATTTATGGAAAATCATTGTACATAAACAAATCAATGAGTGAGTTGTCTCATTTTTCTCCCCCTGTCTCTTAACATGACATTCTTCATTGAAGGTTCACATAATTTTGCGCTAAGTAGGCTCTTTTACTTAAAAGTtccaataaaattataaatagtgcatatgaaataattaataatattaataattataaaattaatacagGCATTTTCTTAGCAAAAACAAATACTTCAGAcattaaatttttgaatttctAGAAAAtgcaattttaaattttttttgtaacataaatttttcttaaattttttttgcaattttctaactttaaaaaaaaaaaattccaacaaAATGCAAATAGGTACGATCGGATTCAATCTCTTATATAATCATAAGTGACTTTACTTCTGTGAGATAAAAAAAACTTGATCCTGTTGTATATGATTTcattgatagatttgaaaaaatagttgaaagtagtgggtggatgaatttttttatattataaaattttatcattttggaaaagttttgaaatatatagaaCTAAGAGGGTGCATAGACATACATGGGACGGGAAGTATcaattgatagatttgaaaaagtattTGAAAGTAGTGGATGGATGagtctttttatattataaaagtttatcattttggaaaagttttgaaatatataaaatagagtgGGATAGGAttgtgtatagaattaaatgggacggaaggagtagcaattattttattttctaaataattgagaagtatattatttaatatttttgataaataaaaaccATCAAATttgtacaagtatatatatgtttattctataattcaaatttataatttagacTTAAAGTTTATGTTATTCTAGTTATTGGCTTATCagtttgtaatatatgttgtttaaaagatatattatattttttctatatCAACTTTTTGTAATGTTATATGTGATCtatattatgtattatttagaagtttttttttaaaaaaaactaatacttTTATCAAAGTCatttattatgaaaattttgtttatttgttttggaacaaaatatttttaactatcaaCAGGTTAccttttaaatgattttaaatctatatagctcattcaaaaaattaaaacacttaattttattttttttgctctaTCTTAATTACTTACTCTCTCATTCCAAATTGtcctttcattttctttttacataatttaagttgtaaaaaaataatatttataaatattatttttcaaattaaaacaaaaagtaTTAAATAAAACACCAAACAAATCATTCTAATACAAACAAGCGATTGTttcaaaattgatattcctGATTTCAGAACCTGGAGACAACGGGATTCTCGAAACTGATTTCCTGACTCTGAACGTCGCAGGATCATCTTGATTAACATCATTCGGTGTGTCAGAATTTGTCGGGAAATATAGATATGTGCTGCAATATACGTGGCAACTATTTACTGGTCGAGGTAGGTCAGTTTTGGAAGGGTTTTtctaataaaagatattaatataaaattttaagtctCACCATCTAATAGTTTGAGTAATGGTTATGACAAAGTTTaagttatatttataaaaatctgtatgcatttttaaaatatgtgaatattaaacgtgttataattttattatataccaATTTTGTGTCATCAAATTATTTACACTTATATGAAGTGTGAAATTTAAAATACTTATATATGTACGAAAAGTAAGATAAATGGGTAGAATAGCTGCTCATTTTGATataagtttaaataaataatatattagaatCCCAATTTAACTAGAATAACATAATGTTAGTATTTTCAAGATTAATGATATAAACTATAAgttcgcgctcaagagagaatcagtttttaaaatagaatcataaAACCACTAAGGTTGTGGTGCATAaccttaaaaattaaataaattttcaggacCTAAATcgaaatacatgttttttcattATTGTGTGTgttcgaaaataattttaaatataatatatcaacaCGAAACTTTTACACGTAAAGTTCTGCCGCAGAAAGATTTCTAGTTTGAATTAGGTTGATGGTTATAAGAGGAACATGACCCCTAAACTACAATACATAAAAAAGTTATATGTTGTACACATAAAGTTTCGAATCTCATTccttaaatttgaataaaaatgttcCATAGAAAAGTTATTGTgttttgatgatgatgattatttattatattttaaaaataatatattatttaaatttatattaataaaatatactattttattataaaaatagattATATGGAATTTTTTACAGTTGTTCGATAAATATGAAGGTTCTTTTTTGTTAAACTTAGAGCGGAATTTATTAATACTTTGAAAAAGACTCAATCACGACAACCAAGCTAAATAATTGGACGTTTTGTTGCCAGATTGATATTctgtaaattaaaaatgaagataGTGATTTCAGGAGCAATCCAGCATATCTCTGAAAAATAGTTTCACAATTGACCATCGTAATAATTTCATGGGTAGTACAGTCAGAGGACTCAGTTGCAAAAATTGAGTTTAGAGACATCATGTTGTGAACAAATATTTTCTAAGCAGACACCAGTTATACACATGCCGAAAGTGTTGTTGATGCGAGATTTTCACATCTCCAACACaccttaaaattcatttttaacaCAATCTAACACATCGCATAAAGCGTGACACATCCCACAAAAATGCAACACTCAACACATAAATAATAACTCAAATGGAAGGAAATGAAAAAACTCAAATCGGTTTTTCGAGTATTGTTACAgaactcgattttattgaagaacaaacaagtaaaagaggatgtttattaatataaaattaaaaataagagaAGAGGTGTTGTGGGGATGGACAAAGGGCGTTAGGAATTGAGattaatataaaagagagaCAATTGAGATGGGAAGAATGGGAATGATGATGGTGGTGGAGATGGATACAAAAAGTGGATGGGGGTGGAGGGTTGGTTGTTTAGAATTAAAGAGAGATGACACCGTTGACTCTTACAAGAGAGAGAGAACTTGTGCTTATTTTTTAGAGTCAATTATCTAATtgatcactgaagtgggcttaatgtatcaagttggtcactgaattaAAAATGGTATCAAGATGATCACtaaaattatcatatatatgaAACAAGTATCTCGAAGTATGAGTTCAAACaggaaatatattatttatagagttttacacattattcatGAATGTTACCATAACCAAGtaaggttatgacttctttatgataatatttttagattttatcaagtttatttattatttatttttgtttaaacaaagaaaataactatataataaaacaaagaaaataactatataataaatagtaaataaatatgataaaatataaatatattatcataaatgctagaagtcataacattttacttggttatggtaacattcaagaataatgtgtaaaattctataaataatattttttactgcttgaactcatatttcgaggtacttgtttcatatttatggtgactttaatgaccatcttgataccgttttcaattcagtgatcaacttgatacattaagcccacttcagtgatcaACTAAATAATTAACCCTCATTTTTTAAGATTGGGTTGGCTATATTAATAAACCAGAGaagttgattttatttgtggaCGCTCGAATAgagaattatttatatattctttatgaattttaaatacTACTCCGTCTGTCTGAGCAAATATTTTACATTACTTTTTGGCatgtattttgagactcttataaagtatagttccctattttttaaaaactcttttcctctgaataaaagtttgaagaaCATAAAACAGCTAtactttatcaaaattttatttattgtattaTTTATCGAATTTTAGTTAAAAGTTCTGGGGTTGTTTGGTTCATGATATTCTCTCGGTACGAGGCTAGTGTTCTCTTTGAGTACCAGACTACCGGGCATGAATTTCATTCATTCTAAATTAATGATTCTTAGAGTCTGTTTGAGAGtgttgttaaaaattgttgtgctaTCAGAAAAAGTGGtggtaaaaaaattgttataaaaaCTGAATAATTGtttagtaatttttttgatatgtgtttattttgagttataatataaagaaaataatgtttttggtttcTGTAAAAGCCGAAAAGCATTTTGTTCTAAAGCACAAGGAACTTgcgtttttaaaaaaaaaaaaaaaacagttttcGCTCACAGTTCcgaaatgttttttttatatcaaatttaacattttatcaaatttaatatcTCAAGAAGAGTTCCCAAATACTTTTATCAAGTTTAGTctttatttgataatttataattagtttcaCTCATAATAATAAACCTTTTTTATACACCTAAACAATCCAATCAATATTATCCATATCTTAtccatattaaataatattaacataTCATGCACTTCCGACTTAAAAACATTTTACAGAACTCGAATCTCGAAATTAAAAACATTTGATACGAGACCCATTCTTAACATGTATGGCAATATCACGGGTAGTCTAGGAATCCGAAAACAGACCGACttcgaaagattaaaaattcaAGGTTTAAATGATctcgaaaaacaaaacaaaaattaaaaatcgcaAGTTGTAACGCATGTTTGGTGAACTGTAGTTGTATGCTGGCTCTTACACGTGCCTTTTTGGCAACTCCTCGTAAAGACACAAACTCACATATAAATCACAGTCTATGATCACAGAAAAACAGAACAGAATGGAGGGGAAGATGAAAGAGATAGAGATGAAAAAGATGGGTTTACACAAAGCCCTTCTGTCTCTCTTGGCTGAATGGAAAGATTTACAAGCCCTTCTGGACTTTTCGACTCAAAACCCTTGTAGTAAAATCTTGCAAAATGAGGCCCCCGAGAGAGATAAGCTTAAGGAGATTGATTTGAATGATGGGCCTCGTGGGGATTTAGCTCAGGTTCTTGAAACAGAGGGTGAGAAGCTGGTGGGGTCTAATGAAGGGTTGTGGGATCAGAAGATGAGGGAGATTAAGGGGAAGATGAGAGAGATGGAGTTTACTAAGGGGTTTATTGAAGAACGTGCCAAGGAGCTGGAGTTGAGAGAGAGGAAGATTGAAGATGGGTTTAAATTTTTGGAGGTGAAGAAGATGGAAATCGCTGAGATGAGTGAAAAAGTTGATGGTATTATTTTCTTATCTATTTAGTTTTGGTTCGTACGT includes:
- the LOC108202210 gene encoding uncharacterized protein LOC108202210, producing the protein MEVRMREMEKKKLGFQTAIFSFLQRWKHLEALLDLSPNTPKTKMLSTEKCKNPMREKLKGIDLNYEPCDDFAEAVGIEGKKLEEMMEIIESFDNEKLKNIDEEIKAIKFSKIFLGERAAELELREKQIDAKALKIEEKNRELSSRKKRIAAYSHESNREIAEQLRKVHFTRKDNEEYARQLESQRKELDDGFRALEGKKMEVAIARDIYAAKLLEIKEQELRLKERSEKLESSEKEVKVIRAACEKRLKVIESKESEIDSDKKQIEEFLKEFTPKQKELDDGFKELERKEMELAKKTEKYAGGYISDAGPSKNQTKRPRTSSDSTTLGHIAPARAELPPPQGNQTELIQYSDSGETFWTRCQSCQVRFRHPKRLINAELTCRACSKKFRAYELDAEFVPPEYYTFPLEVLKFLDKTSGRFAACRYQLRSGSQQQ